The following proteins are co-located in the Pseudomonas antarctica genome:
- a CDS encoding LrgB family protein, which produces MKLELMPVFWLALTLGAYIFSRWLYRRTGRYLLSPLILVPALLLAVAVPMKTAYAEYATDTHWLMLVLGPVTVAFAVPIWQQRRLLARHWSALLLGMVAGSAASIGTSFGLAKALALNSSVTLSLLPRSITTPFAMPVSSDLGGVPELTAVFVMFTGVFGAMLGGVLLKWLPLRTPLARGALFGVGAHGAGVSRAQEVGGEEGSVAGLVMVLTGLLNLFAVPLLAALL; this is translated from the coding sequence GTGAAGCTTGAGCTGATGCCGGTGTTCTGGCTCGCCCTGACCCTGGGCGCCTATATTTTCAGCCGCTGGCTCTACCGCCGCACCGGGCGCTACTTGCTATCACCGTTGATCCTGGTGCCGGCGCTGCTGCTGGCGGTGGCCGTGCCGATGAAAACCGCCTACGCCGAATACGCCACCGATACGCACTGGTTGATGCTGGTGCTGGGGCCGGTCACCGTGGCGTTTGCCGTGCCGATCTGGCAACAGCGCCGCTTGTTGGCGCGCCACTGGTCGGCGTTGCTGCTGGGGATGGTGGCGGGCAGCGCGGCCTCCATCGGCACCTCGTTCGGGCTGGCCAAGGCATTGGCGTTAAACAGCTCTGTGACCCTGTCCTTGTTGCCGCGCTCGATCACTACGCCGTTTGCCATGCCGGTATCCTCCGACCTCGGTGGCGTACCGGAACTCACTGCCGTATTTGTGATGTTCACCGGCGTGTTCGGCGCCATGCTCGGTGGTGTGCTGCTCAAATGGTTGCCGCTGCGCACACCCTTGGCGCGGGGTGCGTTGTTTGGCGTGGGCGCCCACGGCGCGGGCGTCAGCCGGGCGCAGGAAGTGGGCGGCGAAGAAGGTTCGGTCGCGGGGCTGGTGATGGTCTTGACGGGTTTGCTCAACCTGTTCGCCGTGCCTTTATTGGCGGCGCTTCTCTGA
- a CDS encoding LysR family transcriptional regulator: MEFKQLRSFVEVIHRGGFTQAGKTLHISQSAVSKQVAQLEQSLGTALLERTGSHIRLTAAGTVVLQRAEAMLRLQTELLSELDDMQQLTRGELRLGLPLLAGDSLFAGLFAEYRRRYPKVSIQLLEGGSRTIEQAILNGELDVGGSLMPSDPAFAWQAFCDEPLDALLPMDHPLADNAHVRLEELADTPFLMYQRSFVLNDRLMQACQQLGFTPKEIGRSGQADFLAALVAAGQGVVLLPSVVARGLVRPGVVRLTLKAPDYLRWDIAFIWREGAYLSKAAQAWLALLREFPVNRAVQ, from the coding sequence ATGGAATTCAAACAGCTGCGCAGCTTCGTCGAAGTGATCCACCGAGGGGGGTTTACCCAAGCCGGGAAAACCCTGCATATCAGCCAATCCGCCGTCAGCAAGCAGGTCGCACAGTTGGAACAGAGCCTCGGTACGGCGCTGCTGGAACGCACCGGCTCACACATCCGCCTGACGGCTGCCGGCACGGTGGTATTGCAGCGCGCAGAGGCCATGCTGCGCCTGCAAACCGAATTGCTCAGTGAACTGGATGATATGCAGCAACTGACCCGTGGCGAGTTACGCCTGGGCCTGCCGCTATTGGCCGGCGATTCGTTGTTTGCGGGGCTGTTCGCCGAATACCGCAGGCGTTATCCGAAGGTCTCCATCCAATTGCTGGAGGGTGGCAGTCGCACCATCGAGCAAGCGATTTTGAACGGCGAGCTGGATGTGGGCGGCAGCCTGATGCCCAGCGACCCGGCGTTTGCCTGGCAGGCCTTCTGCGATGAACCGCTGGATGCCTTGTTGCCGATGGATCATCCCCTGGCCGACAACGCCCATGTGCGCCTGGAAGAATTGGCAGACACGCCGTTCCTGATGTACCAGCGCAGTTTTGTACTCAATGACCGGCTGATGCAGGCATGTCAGCAATTGGGCTTCACGCCCAAAGAAATCGGTCGCAGCGGCCAGGCGGACTTTCTGGCGGCCCTGGTCGCGGCCGGCCAGGGCGTGGTGTTGCTGCCCAGTGTGGTCGCCCGCGGGTTGGTGCGGCCAGGCGTGGTGCGCCTGACACTCAAGGCGCCCGACTACCTGCGCTGGGACATTGCCTTTATCTGGCGTGAGGGCGCTTATCTGTCCAAAGCCGCCCAAGCCTGGCTGGCGTTGCTGCGCGAATTCCCGGTCAACCGCGCAGTGCAGTGA
- a CDS encoding SDR family oxidoreductase, with the protein MSESVQFQDKVVIVTGAGGGLGRAHALLFARHGAKVLVNDLGGSTQGEGASASAADRVVNEIREAGGIAEANHDSVTDGDKIVQNALDVFGRVDVVVNNAGILRDKTFQKMDDSDWDLVYRVHVEGAYKVTRAAWPHMREQGYGRVIFTASTSGIYGNFGQSNYGMAKLGLYGLTRTLALEGRKNNILVNAIAPTGGTRMTEGLIPPQVFERLKPELVSPLVVYLGSEACQETSGLFEVGGGWIGKTRWERSLGVGFDPEAGFSPDDVAAHWAQICDFEGAVHPKDTIEALAQMMANLQKFSL; encoded by the coding sequence ATGAGTGAGTCAGTGCAGTTCCAGGATAAGGTCGTGATCGTCACCGGTGCCGGCGGCGGGTTGGGCCGGGCCCATGCGCTGCTGTTTGCCAGGCACGGGGCCAAAGTGCTGGTCAACGACCTCGGCGGTTCAACCCAGGGCGAAGGCGCCAGTGCCTCGGCCGCCGACCGGGTGGTGAATGAAATCCGCGAGGCTGGCGGCATTGCCGAGGCCAACCATGACTCCGTTACCGACGGCGACAAAATCGTGCAGAACGCGCTCGACGTCTTCGGTCGTGTTGACGTCGTGGTGAACAACGCTGGCATCCTGCGTGACAAGACCTTCCAAAAAATGGACGACAGTGACTGGGACCTGGTTTACCGGGTGCATGTCGAAGGTGCCTACAAAGTCACCCGCGCTGCCTGGCCGCATATGCGCGAGCAAGGTTATGGCCGTGTGATCTTCACCGCGTCCACCTCGGGCATCTATGGCAACTTCGGCCAGTCCAACTACGGCATGGCCAAGCTTGGCCTGTATGGCTTGACCCGCACCCTGGCGCTGGAAGGGCGCAAGAACAACATATTGGTCAACGCCATTGCCCCCACCGGCGGCACGCGCATGACCGAAGGCCTGATCCCGCCGCAAGTGTTCGAACGCCTCAAGCCGGAACTGGTCAGCCCGTTGGTGGTGTACTTGGGCAGCGAGGCGTGCCAGGAAACCTCCGGGCTGTTCGAAGTCGGCGGCGGCTGGATCGGCAAGACCCGTTGGGAACGCAGCCTGGGTGTGGGGTTCGACCCGGAGGCCGGGTTTTCGCCGGACGATGTGGCGGCGCACTGGGCGCAGATTTGTGACTTCGAGGGCGCGGTGCACCCCAAGGACACGATCGAAGCGTTGGCGCAGATGATGGCCAACTTGCAGAAGTTCAGCCTCTGA
- the folX gene encoding dihydroneopterin triphosphate 2'-epimerase produces the protein MPQLQPGMARIRVKDLCLRTFIGINEDEILNKQDVLINLTILYAAQEAVRDNDIDHALNYRTITKAIIAHVEGNRFALLERLTQELLDLVMSNESVLYAEVEVDKPHALRFAESVSITLAASR, from the coding sequence ATGCCACAACTTCAACCAGGCATGGCGCGCATCCGGGTCAAAGACCTGTGCCTGCGCACCTTTATCGGTATCAACGAGGATGAGATCCTCAACAAGCAGGACGTGCTGATCAACCTGACCATCCTGTATGCCGCTCAGGAAGCCGTGCGCGACAACGATATCGACCACGCGCTGAATTATCGCACCATCACCAAGGCCATTATCGCCCACGTGGAAGGCAACCGCTTCGCCCTGCTGGAGCGCCTGACCCAGGAGTTGCTGGACCTGGTGATGAGCAACGAATCGGTGCTGTACGCCGAAGTCGAAGTGGACAAGCCCCACGCGCTGCGTTTTGCCGAGTCGGTTTCAATAACCCTGGCTGCAAGCCGCTAG
- a CDS encoding DUF1244 domain-containing protein has translation MNDQQRLELEAAAFRRLVAHLDSRKDVQNIDLMNLSGFCRNCLSKWYKAEADERHIELSLDDAREVVYGMPYAEWKAQYQKEANADQQAAFAKGKPHD, from the coding sequence ATGAACGACCAACAACGCCTCGAACTCGAAGCCGCCGCCTTCCGCCGGTTGGTGGCGCACCTGGACAGCCGCAAGGATGTGCAGAACATCGACCTGATGAACCTCTCGGGCTTCTGCCGCAACTGCTTGTCCAAGTGGTACAAGGCCGAGGCCGATGAGCGCCACATCGAGCTGAGCCTCGATGACGCCCGTGAAGTGGTGTACGGCATGCCGTACGCCGAGTGGAAAGCCCAATACCAGAAAGAAGCCAACGCCGACCAACAGGCGGCGTTTGCCAAAGGAAAACCCCATGACTGA
- a CDS encoding MerR family transcriptional regulator: MPEITAPTHEIASENRADSAALFPIREVSRLTGVNPVTLRAWERRYGLIQPTRTESGHRLYSNADIETVNRILDWIERGVAVSKVGKILARDDQQASAVRAERDAVEESEWPQWRARLVQAVSAFDDRQLESLYGQILATYPLGVAFQDILMPLWNDLLRHQGRFGQASEWLFYDSFLRIQTFLRLQVACVSPAPRVLLTAMPGECRKLELLVAALLMSRDDLAVKVLGMGQPFEELTLVCERMHPQALIIFSNHSHNQDLAGRLSRLALTLDCPLFLAGVASDLSEKDFAGSSVGCLGNEGSLMRRRLQQFLSGGLDT, encoded by the coding sequence ATGCCCGAAATTACTGCGCCTACTCACGAAATTGCCTCTGAAAATCGCGCTGATTCCGCAGCGTTGTTTCCGATTCGTGAAGTCTCAAGATTGACAGGTGTGAACCCCGTCACATTACGTGCATGGGAGCGTCGTTATGGCCTCATCCAGCCTACGCGCACCGAAAGTGGGCATCGCCTCTACTCCAACGCTGATATTGAGACCGTCAATCGCATTCTCGATTGGATTGAGCGAGGCGTGGCCGTGAGCAAGGTCGGCAAGATTCTTGCGCGCGATGATCAGCAGGCCAGCGCCGTTCGCGCAGAGCGCGATGCCGTCGAAGAGAGCGAATGGCCGCAGTGGCGGGCGCGGTTGGTGCAGGCAGTCAGTGCCTTTGACGATCGTCAGTTGGAGAGCCTGTACGGGCAGATTCTTGCGACCTACCCGCTTGGCGTGGCGTTCCAGGATATCCTCATGCCTCTGTGGAATGACCTGCTGCGCCATCAGGGCCGATTCGGCCAAGCCAGCGAGTGGCTTTTTTACGATTCCTTCCTGCGCATACAGACCTTTCTGCGCCTGCAGGTCGCGTGTGTCTCACCTGCGCCCCGAGTATTGCTGACAGCCATGCCTGGCGAGTGCCGTAAATTGGAGTTGCTGGTGGCGGCGTTGCTGATGAGTCGCGATGACCTGGCGGTGAAGGTGCTTGGCATGGGCCAGCCCTTTGAAGAATTGACGCTGGTGTGTGAAAGAATGCATCCCCAGGCGCTGATTATTTTCTCCAACCATTCACACAATCAGGATCTGGCTGGGCGCTTGAGTCGCCTGGCGTTGACCCTGGATTGCCCGCTGTTTCTCGCCGGTGTCGCTTCGGACTTGTCCGAGAAGGATTTTGCGGGTTCCTCCGTAGGCTGCCTGGGCAATGAAGGCAGCTTGATGCGGCGCCGCTTGCAGCAGTTTCTCAGCGGCGGGCTGGATACCTGA
- a CDS encoding PAS domain-containing protein, giving the protein MINAKLMQMVIAASNDGIVVAEREGKDKPLIYVNPAFERLTGYALDEILYQDCRFLQAGDRDQPALMAIREALDSGGSCREILRNYRKDGTHFWNELSLSTVYNEADKQTYFVGVQKDVTAQVKAQQRVAQLEAQVAQLKAQLAALETTSGNNKL; this is encoded by the coding sequence ATGATTAACGCCAAGCTGATGCAAATGGTGATTGCTGCTTCCAACGACGGCATCGTCGTCGCCGAACGAGAAGGCAAAGACAAACCACTGATCTACGTTAACCCGGCGTTCGAGCGCCTGACGGGATATGCCCTGGACGAAATTCTTTATCAGGATTGCCGCTTCCTGCAGGCGGGTGATCGCGATCAGCCGGCGCTGATGGCCATCCGCGAAGCTCTCGACAGCGGTGGATCCTGCCGGGAAATCCTGCGCAACTACCGCAAGGACGGCACGCATTTCTGGAATGAGCTGTCGCTGTCGACGGTTTATAACGAGGCGGACAAGCAGACGTATTTCGTCGGCGTGCAAAAAGACGTCACGGCGCAGGTGAAAGCGCAACAACGCGTCGCGCAGCTGGAGGCGCAAGTGGCTCAGCTTAAAGCGCAGTTGGCAGCACTTGAAACGACGAGCGGAAATAACAAGTTGTAG
- a CDS encoding flavodoxin, whose translation MKVAILSGSVYGTAEEVARHAEAILKEAGFDAWHNPRASLADVQAFAPEAFLAVTSTTGMGELPDNLQPLYSMIRDQLPAAWRGLPGAVIGLGDASYGDTFCGGGEQMRELFGELGVREVLPMLRLDASESVTPEADAEPWLAELVTALRG comes from the coding sequence ATGAAAGTCGCCATCCTTTCCGGCTCGGTCTACGGCACGGCTGAAGAAGTTGCCCGCCACGCTGAAGCCATCCTCAAAGAGGCCGGTTTTGACGCCTGGCACAACCCTCGCGCCAGCTTGGCCGACGTGCAGGCCTTTGCCCCTGAAGCCTTTCTGGCGGTGACCTCGACCACTGGCATGGGTGAGTTGCCCGATAACCTGCAACCGCTGTATTCGATGATTCGCGACCAACTGCCGGCCGCCTGGCGTGGCCTGCCCGGTGCAGTCATCGGCCTGGGCGACGCCAGTTACGGCGACACGTTCTGCGGTGGCGGCGAGCAAATGCGTGAGCTGTTTGGCGAGCTGGGCGTGCGCGAAGTGCTGCCGATGCTGCGTCTGGACGCCAGCGAAAGTGTCACCCCGGAAGCCGACGCCGAGCCTTGGCTGGCCGAGTTGGTCACTGCACTGCGCGGTTGA
- the folE gene encoding GTP cyclohydrolase I FolE: MNLSLPQHYREILEGLGEDPEREGLLDTPKRAAKAMQYLCHGYEQNLDEIVNGALFASDNDEMVILKDIELYSLCEHHLLPFIGKAHVAYIPTGKVLGLSKLARIVDMYARRLQIQENLTRQIADAIQQVTQAAGVAVVIEAKHMCMMMRGVEKQNSTMNTSVMLGAFRESNTTRMEFLQLIGRSK, encoded by the coding sequence ATGAACTTGTCCCTGCCCCAACACTACCGTGAAATCCTCGAAGGCCTGGGCGAAGACCCGGAACGCGAAGGCTTGCTCGACACCCCCAAGCGCGCTGCCAAGGCCATGCAGTACTTGTGTCATGGCTACGAGCAGAACCTGGACGAAATCGTCAACGGCGCGCTGTTCGCGTCCGACAATGACGAGATGGTGATCCTCAAGGATATCGAGCTGTATTCACTCTGCGAGCACCATCTGCTGCCCTTTATCGGCAAGGCCCATGTAGCCTATATTCCGACCGGCAAGGTGCTCGGCCTGTCGAAACTGGCGCGCATTGTCGACATGTACGCGCGGCGCCTGCAGATCCAGGAAAACCTCACGCGGCAAATCGCCGACGCCATCCAGCAGGTCACCCAGGCCGCCGGCGTGGCCGTGGTGATCGAAGCCAAGCACATGTGCATGATGATGCGCGGCGTGGAAAAACAGAATTCAACCATGAACACCTCGGTGATGCTCGGCGCTTTCCGCGAGTCGAACACCACGCGCATGGAGTTCCTGCAACTGATCGGACGGAGCAAGTAG
- a CDS encoding HopJ type III effector protein, whose protein sequence is MTDLNTLRASLDSGEHLFADTLAFIATGYDYQPQAFTNGSVENAAGQNEGSCKTLGLALLEGLSDQQALLAFGEHYRSVVATPEGSDHSNIRALIAHGLAGVKFAGQPLTRR, encoded by the coding sequence ATGACTGACCTGAACACCCTGCGCGCCAGCCTCGACAGCGGCGAACACCTGTTTGCCGACACACTGGCCTTTATCGCCACCGGTTACGACTACCAGCCGCAAGCTTTCACCAACGGCAGCGTGGAAAACGCCGCCGGTCAAAACGAAGGCTCGTGCAAGACCCTGGGGCTGGCGCTGCTGGAAGGCTTGAGCGATCAGCAAGCGTTGCTGGCATTTGGTGAGCATTACCGTTCAGTGGTGGCGACGCCTGAGGGCAGTGATCACAGCAATATTCGCGCGTTGATTGCGCATGGTTTGGCCGGTGTGAAATTTGCCGGTCAGCCACTGACCCGCCGCTGA
- the folM gene encoding dihydromonapterin reductase produces the protein MTATNAPILITGAGQRVGLHCAERLLDEGHSVIFSYRSERPGVAALRERGALGVFADFSSEAGILAFIAALKTHTDSLRAIIHNASAWVAETPGDESRAFTDMFSVHMLAPYLINLHCSPLLQRSSPADIVHISDDVVRKGSRQHIAYCATKAGLDSLTLSFAAQFAPTIKVNGIAPAMVMFNEGDDATYRAKVLAKSALGLEPGPEVIYQSVRYLLDNPYVTGTTLTVNGGRHIK, from the coding sequence ATGACTGCAACGAACGCCCCGATCCTGATTACCGGTGCCGGCCAGCGTGTCGGCCTGCATTGCGCCGAACGCCTGCTGGACGAGGGCCATTCGGTGATTTTCAGCTACCGCAGCGAACGCCCAGGCGTTGCGGCCTTGCGTGAGCGTGGTGCGCTCGGCGTGTTTGCCGATTTCTCCAGTGAAGCCGGGATCCTGGCCTTCATCGCCGCACTCAAAACCCATACCGACAGCCTGCGCGCGATCATCCACAACGCTTCGGCGTGGGTCGCAGAAACGCCCGGCGACGAAAGCCGCGCGTTTACCGACATGTTCAGCGTGCACATGCTTGCGCCGTACTTGATCAACCTGCATTGTTCACCTTTGCTGCAACGCTCTTCACCCGCCGATATCGTGCATATCAGCGATGACGTGGTGCGCAAGGGCAGCCGCCAACACATCGCCTATTGCGCCACCAAGGCAGGCCTGGACAGCCTCACGTTGTCATTTGCCGCGCAGTTCGCGCCAACGATCAAGGTCAACGGCATCGCCCCGGCGATGGTGATGTTCAACGAAGGCGATGACGCGACCTATCGCGCCAAGGTCCTGGCCAAATCGGCACTCGGCCTCGAGCCTGGGCCGGAGGTGATCTACCAGAGCGTGCGTTACCTGCTGGACAACCCCTATGTCACCGGTACCACCCTGACCGTCAACGGCGGGCGGCATATCAAGTAA
- a CDS encoding alpha/beta fold hydrolase, whose protein sequence is MPLAEIPLRAWRKRAQTFVFRGHTVRYWVAGQGEPLLLIHGFPTASWDWHYLWQPLAQRNLVIACDMLGFGDSAKPLDHAYCLLAQADLQQALLDYLRVEQPVHVLAHDYGDSVAQELLARHYEARFAMASCVFLNGGLFPETHRPALVQKLLLSPIGWMIGRAFGRNALSDSFSQIFGPNTRPSESALDDFWSLISCNDGPRILHKLIAYIPQRRRLRERWVTAMQRDGVPMRVIDGEVDPISGAHMVERYHQLVPNADTVLLANIGHYPQIEAPVLVLKHYLEFRERMGQPAPCVAYS, encoded by the coding sequence ATGCCTCTCGCCGAAATCCCGCTCAGAGCCTGGCGCAAACGTGCCCAGACGTTCGTGTTTCGTGGCCACACGGTCCGTTACTGGGTGGCCGGGCAGGGCGAGCCGTTGCTGTTGATTCATGGTTTTCCCACCGCCAGTTGGGACTGGCATTACCTGTGGCAGCCCCTGGCCCAGCGTAACCTGGTGATTGCGTGCGACATGCTGGGGTTTGGCGATTCGGCTAAACCGCTGGATCACGCGTATTGCCTGTTGGCGCAGGCCGACCTGCAACAGGCGCTGCTCGACTACCTGCGCGTGGAGCAGCCGGTGCATGTGTTGGCCCATGACTACGGCGACAGCGTCGCTCAGGAATTACTGGCTCGCCATTACGAAGCTCGCTTCGCGATGGCCAGCTGTGTGTTCCTCAACGGCGGGCTGTTTCCGGAAACCCACCGCCCGGCCCTGGTGCAGAAACTGTTGCTCAGCCCCATCGGCTGGATGATCGGCCGCGCCTTCGGGCGGAATGCCTTGTCGGATAGCTTCAGTCAGATTTTCGGCCCGAATACGCGGCCCAGTGAAAGTGCTCTGGATGACTTCTGGAGCCTGATCAGCTGCAATGACGGCCCGCGCATCCTGCATAAACTGATCGCTTATATTCCCCAGCGCCGCCGCCTGCGTGAGCGCTGGGTGACGGCAATGCAGCGCGACGGCGTGCCAATGCGGGTGATCGACGGCGAAGTCGATCCGATCTCCGGTGCCCATATGGTGGAGCGTTATCATCAGTTGGTGCCCAACGCCGACACGGTGTTGCTGGCCAATATCGGCCACTATCCGCAGATCGAGGCGCCCGTGCTGGTGCTCAAGCATTACCTCGAGTTTCGCGAGCGAATGGGCCAGCCGGCGCCGTGTGTTGCCTATTCCTGA
- a CDS encoding class II aldolase/adducin family protein: MSLAPVPSSQNVKDQVSAAEWQTRVDLAACYRLVAMHGWDDLIFTHISAKVPGTDDFLINPYGLMFHEITASSLVKVDQAGKKLMDSPYEINPAGYTIHSAIHEVRHDVVCVLHTHTAAGVAVSAQKQGVLPISQQATFVLSSLAYHAYEGVALNHEEKARLQADLGDSNFLMLHNHGLLTCGGTIADTFLMMFTFQRACDIQVLAQNGGAELIAIEPQILAGAKAMVAAVTKSAQGMGGALAWPALLRKLDVQDPGYKS; this comes from the coding sequence GTGAGCCTAGCCCCCGTTCCATCGTCACAGAATGTCAAAGACCAGGTCAGCGCTGCCGAGTGGCAAACCCGCGTCGACCTGGCGGCCTGCTATCGGCTGGTGGCGATGCATGGCTGGGACGATCTGATTTTTACGCATATTTCCGCCAAAGTGCCCGGCACCGATGATTTCCTGATCAACCCCTATGGGCTGATGTTTCACGAGATTACCGCGTCGAGTCTGGTCAAGGTCGACCAGGCGGGCAAAAAGCTGATGGACAGCCCCTACGAGATCAACCCTGCGGGCTACACCATCCACAGCGCCATCCATGAAGTCCGCCATGACGTGGTCTGTGTCCTGCACACCCATACGGCGGCCGGCGTTGCGGTGTCGGCGCAGAAGCAGGGCGTGTTGCCGATCAGCCAGCAAGCCACCTTTGTGTTGTCCAGCCTGGCGTACCACGCCTATGAAGGTGTGGCGCTGAACCACGAAGAAAAGGCGCGCCTGCAGGCGGACCTGGGTGACAGCAACTTCCTGATGCTGCACAACCACGGCCTGCTGACGTGCGGTGGCACCATCGCCGACACGTTCCTGATGATGTTCACGTTTCAGCGCGCCTGCGATATCCAGGTATTGGCGCAAAACGGTGGCGCCGAATTGATTGCGATCGAGCCGCAGATTTTGGCGGGCGCCAAGGCGATGGTGGCAGCTGTCACAAAGAGCGCCCAAGGTATGGGCGGTGCACTGGCGTGGCCGGCGCTGTTGCGTAAATTGGACGTGCAAGATCCCGGGTATAAAAGCTGA
- the trxB gene encoding thioredoxin-disulfide reductase, translating into MSDTRHSRVIILGSGPAGYSAAVYAARANLKPLLITGMQAGGQLTTTTEVDNWPGDVHGLTGPVLMERMKEHAERFETEIVFDHINKVDFSKKPYSLTGDSGVYTCDALIIATGASARYLGLPSEEAFMGKGVSACATCDGFFYRNKPVAVVGGGNTAVEEALYLANIASTVTLVHRRETFRAEKILIDKLHARVAEGKIILKLNATLDEVLGDNMGVTGARLKNNDGGFDELKVDGVFIAIGHTPNTSLFEGVLEAKDGYLVVQGGREGNATATNIEGIFAAGDVADHVYRQAITSAGAGCMAALDAERYLDGLKDAAF; encoded by the coding sequence ATGTCTGATACCCGTCATTCGCGAGTGATTATTCTCGGTTCCGGCCCTGCCGGTTACAGCGCTGCCGTCTACGCTGCCCGGGCCAACCTCAAGCCGCTGCTGATCACCGGCATGCAGGCGGGCGGTCAGTTGACCACCACCACTGAAGTCGACAACTGGCCGGGCGACGTCCACGGTCTGACCGGCCCGGTGCTGATGGAGCGTATGAAAGAACACGCCGAGCGCTTCGAAACCGAGATCGTTTTTGACCACATCAATAAAGTCGATTTCTCCAAGAAACCTTACAGCCTGACCGGCGACAGCGGCGTCTACACCTGTGACGCGTTGATCATCGCCACCGGCGCCAGCGCCCGTTACCTGGGCCTGCCTTCCGAAGAGGCGTTCATGGGCAAGGGCGTTTCGGCCTGCGCGACCTGCGACGGTTTCTTCTATCGCAACAAGCCGGTCGCCGTGGTCGGTGGCGGTAATACCGCCGTGGAAGAGGCGCTGTACCTGGCCAACATCGCCAGCACCGTGACCCTGGTTCACCGCCGTGAAACCTTCCGCGCCGAGAAGATCCTGATCGACAAGCTGCACGCCCGTGTCGCTGAAGGCAAGATCATCCTCAAGCTCAACGCCACCCTGGATGAAGTCCTGGGCGACAATATGGGCGTGACCGGTGCTCGCCTGAAAAACAACGACGGCGGCTTCGACGAGTTGAAAGTCGACGGCGTGTTCATCGCCATCGGCCACACCCCGAACACTTCGCTGTTCGAAGGCGTGCTGGAAGCCAAAGACGGTTACCTGGTGGTGCAGGGCGGCCGTGAAGGCAACGCCACCGCCACCAACATCGAAGGTATCTTTGCCGCCGGTGACGTGGCCGACCACGTCTACCGCCAGGCCATCACCTCGGCCGGCGCCGGTTGCATGGCGGCCCTGGATGCCGAGCGTTACCTCGACGGTTTGAAGGACGCTGCGTTCTAA
- a CDS encoding CidA/LrgA family protein, which translates to MKRFTFKHLGRLLTELVVLLAIYLLGTQLSVWFAWPIPGGVVGLGLLLATFASGLVKPAALQLGAGVLMAEMLLFFIPALMSLLDYGGLVRNDGWRILLVIGFSTLSVMLVTAFTVEMVCRWSMRREA; encoded by the coding sequence ATGAAACGTTTTACCTTCAAACATCTTGGCCGCCTGCTGACGGAGCTGGTCGTACTGCTGGCTATCTATCTGCTGGGCACTCAACTGTCGGTCTGGTTCGCGTGGCCAATCCCGGGTGGCGTCGTGGGCCTGGGGCTGTTGCTGGCGACATTCGCCAGTGGGCTGGTCAAGCCGGCCGCTCTGCAATTGGGTGCCGGGGTGTTGATGGCAGAAATGCTGTTGTTCTTTATCCCGGCCCTGATGAGCCTGCTCGACTACGGTGGCCTGGTGCGTAATGACGGCTGGCGCATCCTGCTGGTGATTGGCTTCAGTACCTTGTCGGTGATGTTGGTGACTGCGTTCACCGTGGAAATGGTCTGCCGCTGGAGCATGCGCCGTGAAGCTTGA